Proteins encoded within one genomic window of Amycolatopsis sp. 2-15:
- a CDS encoding phenol hydroxylase subunit P4, whose product MAVKALYDYDFPSADRAELFGDDQLVYVHWEGNPLFCSAACFRVPKALGFGEFVETVVGPWAASDPDFDPTAVRDWRVNGRPLDGSAEAPLTELGIGHKALLQFTA is encoded by the coding sequence ATGGCGGTGAAAGCTCTTTACGACTACGACTTCCCGTCGGCCGACCGCGCCGAGCTCTTCGGCGACGACCAGCTCGTGTACGTGCATTGGGAAGGCAACCCCTTGTTCTGCTCGGCCGCGTGCTTCCGCGTGCCGAAGGCATTGGGCTTCGGCGAGTTCGTGGAGACGGTCGTCGGCCCCTGGGCCGCGTCCGACCCGGACTTCGACCCGACGGCGGTGCGCGACTGGCGGGTGAACGGCCGGCCACTCGACGGCTCCGCCGAAGCCCCGCTCACCGAACTCGGCATCGGCCACAAGGCGCTGCTGCAGTTCACCGCCTGA
- a CDS encoding phenol 2-monooxygenase codes for MTQTAPRRKLPLKERYALLTRDLDWDPSYVTKEQLFPYTSYEGIKVHDWDGWEDPFRLTVDAYYKYQAEKDKRLYAVLDGFAQSQGHLGLADASYLNAIKLFIQGVTPLEYAAHRHFAYLARYLEGPAPRFAALCQSVDELRHCQTQIHTISNYNKYYGGFHSWSKMHDRVWYLSVPKSLFDDAMTAGPFEFLISISFSFEYLLTNLLFVPFMSGASFNGDMPTMSFGFSAQSDESRHMTLGLEAIKFLLEQDEGNVPIIQDWIDKWFWRAYRMSALVAGMMDYMLPKPVMSWKEAFELYFEDQMLGGLFPDLEFYGIRPPRHVQDAIAEKDKLSHEVYKVLHNFSFAASFTTQAPNEQHMKWLAEQYPETFDQHYRPVWEKHHRIEANGGRMFFQGLPQLCQVCQIPMVFTEKDDPGKTSFRSSEFRDEQFHTCSEGCQWIFEREPEKFVQAWLPVHQIYQGNCGGPSVPEVLEWYGIQEGDNGEYKGSLDHKSWIGWHNGDVEQGV; via the coding sequence CCCGCTCAAGGAGCGCTACGCGCTGCTCACCCGTGACCTGGACTGGGACCCGAGCTACGTCACCAAGGAGCAGCTCTTCCCCTACACCAGCTACGAGGGCATCAAGGTCCACGACTGGGACGGCTGGGAAGACCCGTTCCGCCTCACCGTGGACGCGTACTACAAGTACCAGGCCGAAAAGGACAAGCGGCTTTACGCCGTGCTCGACGGGTTCGCGCAGAGCCAGGGCCACCTCGGGCTCGCGGACGCCAGCTACCTCAACGCCATCAAGCTGTTCATCCAGGGCGTGACGCCGCTGGAGTACGCCGCGCACCGGCACTTCGCCTACCTCGCGCGCTACCTCGAAGGCCCGGCGCCGCGGTTCGCGGCGCTGTGCCAGAGCGTGGACGAGCTGCGCCACTGCCAGACGCAGATCCACACGATCAGCAACTACAACAAGTACTACGGCGGGTTCCACAGCTGGTCGAAGATGCACGACCGCGTGTGGTACCTGTCCGTGCCGAAGTCGCTGTTCGACGACGCCATGACGGCCGGCCCGTTCGAGTTCCTGATCTCGATCTCGTTCAGCTTCGAGTACCTGCTCACCAACCTGCTGTTCGTGCCGTTCATGAGTGGCGCGAGCTTCAACGGTGACATGCCGACGATGTCGTTCGGGTTCTCGGCGCAGTCGGACGAAAGCCGGCACATGACGCTCGGCCTGGAGGCCATCAAGTTCCTGCTGGAGCAGGACGAGGGCAACGTGCCGATCATCCAGGACTGGATCGACAAGTGGTTCTGGCGCGCGTACCGGATGTCCGCGCTGGTCGCCGGAATGATGGACTACATGCTGCCGAAGCCGGTGATGAGCTGGAAGGAGGCGTTCGAGCTCTACTTCGAGGACCAGATGCTCGGCGGCCTCTTCCCGGACCTGGAGTTCTACGGCATCCGCCCGCCGCGCCACGTGCAGGACGCGATTGCGGAGAAGGACAAGCTGTCGCACGAGGTCTACAAGGTGCTGCACAACTTCTCCTTCGCGGCTTCGTTCACCACGCAGGCGCCGAACGAGCAGCACATGAAGTGGCTGGCCGAGCAGTACCCGGAGACGTTCGACCAGCACTACCGGCCCGTGTGGGAGAAGCACCACCGCATCGAGGCCAATGGCGGCCGGATGTTCTTCCAGGGCCTCCCGCAGCTGTGCCAGGTCTGCCAGATCCCCATGGTGTTCACGGAAAAGGACGACCCGGGTAAGACGTCTTTCCGCTCCAGCGAATTCCGCGACGAGCAGTTCCACACCTGCAGCGAAGGGTGCCAGTGGATCTTCGAGCGCGAGCCGGAGAAGTTCGTGCAGGCGTGGCTGCCCGTGCACCAGATCTACCAGGGCAACTGCGGTGGCCCGTCGGTGCCGGAAGTCCTGGAGTGGTACGGGATCCAGGAAGGCGACAACGGGGAGTACAAGGGCTCGCTCGACCACAAGTCGTGGATCGGCTGGCACAACGGCGACGTGGAACAGGGAGTGTGA